One window from the genome of Neospora caninum Liverpool complete genome, chromosome VI encodes:
- a CDS encoding glucose-methanol-choline domain-containing protein, whose amino-acid sequence MKLPKLDNYLRIYFKMDWAISDYPGTLKRPAKVCTQPPQCVFVMAGPPFVAEQRAETLHMGGIENTVDAASVVDDVMLRQKPGAVSPLTVLVGGHSRNSTGFPLQEEVPLPAEHLTKQTDPITSMPELGTLKQEIGSRSTQGTAMGNVRERLIQTNQGVRSQTAGVMGGGTSINMGIVAMENREFFEYLNEKHGWRLDIDLLNEAHQWISKAFKPMPQDTDYGSRVALSLQDEGYKPLFQSDERAKKFACARSGLGCHAELLPGHVWGGVTVFDKDNKFFRNAADVFLYDAPGEFAHPVRLLVKTEQFVERVLFASTNAVRPRAVCVTYRPASAEDMAPIGLDAPPPRKPEETGGILDYLLSYVRQLIEWAWPSEPPSEMACIRGHGEVILSAGAVHTPLILFRSGVGPREQLREIGVPEVAVMEQLGRNLSDRVLIPIQMFLKDKKRKTDRVPRVCQVLGARHHGPQCDGVGISERTLKCSLLTTEELSGPNVIHGLLWASHLLLPPSWRDHPAAHAVFKFVRFCEGKVQFQGTLQYPPACMLVEGLLDCLDRSISLFYFTTEPKSRGYIRQHKDGRIEVEANYLKNEQDLFDATRGVQSLIQQINGGRFNNIVEPLQPGSCPVLMLHTVVQLFLEFAQADDLPQYEKQLLSVRRHAADFQPYRHEQGRPQMPSTSEDELSFLRLIQKLTEPTGELKNVNERPIFRAAAENPGRPEGAGAQDRAARPVERFEEALGQVFKEREKLKQLFETGSAQQRRRQEQASPETTKPPIPEKDTLRRDQSAAQSGVCADHVEPACKFGPIHSDLYTTTCSTHDIFTKRYGFSACSSSPGASTVQQERSDNFTAWEASLAEAGVQQFFKERLPSGSAQWAATYPPILPRTDDPESLAAFAVTYMTSIWHFAGTAAVGDVVNHEFRVKGVKNLSIADASVLNQMTRLNPTATLITLGRYIGLLKAKSTRTKTARNTQSERKDRP is encoded by the exons ATGAAGCTACCCAAGCTTGACAACTACTTGCGAATCTATTTTAAAATGGATTGGGCCATTTCAGACTACCCAGGAACTCTGAAGCGACCTGCAAAG GTCTGTACCCAGCCGCCACAATGCGTGTTCGTTATGGCAGGTCCTCCCTTTGTTGCCGAACAACGCGCTGAAACACTGCACATGGGTGGCATAGAGAATACTGTGGACGCTGCTTCTGTTGTCGACGACGTGATGCTTCGTCAGAAGCCTGGTGCTGTGTCACCTCTGACTGTACTGGTTGGTGGCCACAGCCGGAACTCGACgggctttcctctccaggaGGAAGTACCGCTACCTGCCGAACACCTCACCAAGCAAACAGATCCCATCACCTCAATGCCTGAACTGGGAACATTGAAGCAAGAAATAGGAAGCCGATCCACACAAGGGACGGCTATGGGAAATGTGAGGGAAAGG CTAATTCAGACAAATCAGGGAGTCCGGAGCCAGACTGCAGGAGTGATGGGTGGCGGGACCAGCATCAACATGGGGATAGTGGCGATGGAAAACAGGGAATTCTTTGAGTACCTGAACGAAAAGCACGGCTGGCGGCTCGACATAGACTTGCTGAACGAG GCTCACCAGTGGATCAGTAAGGCATTCAAGCCTATGCCTCAAGATACAGACTACGGGTCCAGGGTGGCGCTGAGTCTGCAAGATGAGGGGTATAAACCGCTTTTTCAGTCGGATGAGCGGGCGAAGAAATTTGCTTGCGCTCGATCAGGTCTTGGTTGTCATGCTGAGCTGTTGCCTGGTCACGTGTGGGGAGGTGTAACCGTGTTTGACAAGGACAACAAGTTCTTCAGGAACGCTGCTGATGTCTTCTTGTACGACGCTCCCGGAGAGTTTGCTCACCCGGTGCGTCTTCTGGTGAAGACGGAGCAGTTTGTGGAG AGAGTTCTCTTCGCTAGTACAAACGCCGTCCGGCCACGGGCTGTTTGTGTGACTTACCGGCCCGCCTCGGCGGAAGACATGGCTCCGATAGGCCTTGATGCACCCCCGCCGAGAAAGCCCGAGGAAACTGGAG GGATATTAGATTATTTGCTGTCCTACGTTCGCCAGCTGATTGAATGGGCCTGGCCCAGTGAGCCACCGTCGGAAATGGCGTGCATCCGTGGGCACGGTGAGGTCATTTTGTCTGCTGGAGCAGTCCACACCCCACTCATTCTTTTCCGTTCGGGTGTCGGACCACGAGAACAACTTCGGGAAATAGGAGTTCCGGAGGTCGCGGTGATGGAGCAGCTGGGACGCAATCTTTCTGACAGGGTACTTATTCCTATCCAGATGTTCCTAAaggacaagaaaagaaagacagaccGAGTTCCGAGAGTTTGCCAAGTTCTTGGCGCAAGACACCACGGACCGCAGTGCGACGGAGTTGG CATCAGCGAACGGACTCTCAAATGTTCGCTGCTGACAACGGAAGAGCTGTCGGGTCCGAACGTCATCCACGGTCTCCTCTGGGCATCTCATCTGCTGCTGCCACCTTCATGGAGGGACCATCCTGCAGCCCACGCTGTCTTCAAATTCGTTCGATTCTGCGAAGGAAAGGTGCAGTTCCAGGGCACACTGCAATACCCGCCTGCTTGCATGCTTGTCGAAGGGCTCCTTGACTGTTTGGA CCGGAGTATTTCTCTGTTCTACTTTACGACCGAGCCCAAGTCACGAGGATACATTCGTCAACACAAAGACGGAAGAATTGAAGTTGAGGCTAACTACCTCAAAAACGAGCAGGACTTGTTCGATGCCACAAGGGGCGTTCAGTCTCTCATTCAG CAAATCAACGGTGGCCGATTCAATAACATCGTCGAGCCTCTACAGCCTGGTTCTTGCCCAGTGCTGATGCTTCACACTGTCGTCCAGCTCTTCTTGGAATTCGCTCAGGCAGACGATCTGCCACAGTACGAAAAGCAACTTCTTTCG GTTCGACGGCATGCCGCGGATTTTCAGCCGTATCGTCATGAGCAGGGTCGTCCCCAGATGCCTTCGACCTCGGAAGACGAGTTATCCTTTCTCAGACTGATACAGAAGCTAACCGAACCAACTGGAGAGCTCAAAAATGTGAACGAACGGCCGATATTTCGCGCTGCTGCGGAGAATCCCGGGAGGCCCGAGGGAGCAGGGGCGCAAGATAGAGCCGCACGGCCGGTAGAAAGGTTTGAAGAGGCACTGGGTCAGGTTTttaaagagagagagaagctcaAGCAGTTATTTGAAACTGGGAGCGCTCAACAACGCCGGCGACAAGAACAGGCGTCGCCAGAAACGACCAAGCCACCAATACCAGAAAAAGATACATTGCGGAGGGATCAGTCAGCGGCACAGTCTGGCGTATGCGCCGATCATGTAGAGCCTGCCTGCAAATTCGGGCCGATTCATAGTGACCTTTACACCACAACATGTAGCACACACGACATCTTTACCAAGCGATACGGCTTCTCTGCGTGCTCTTCATCACCCGGAGCGTCTACAGTCCAACAGGAACGCTCTGATAATTTTACGGCTTGGGAGGCGAGTCTCGCCGAAGCCGGGGTGCAGCAGTTTTTCAAAGAGAGGCTGCCGTCGGGGTCGGCTCAGTGGGCAGCTACTTATCCCCCCATCTTGCCGC GAACTGACGATCCGGAGTCACTGGCGGCCTTCGCGGTCACGTACATGACAAGCATCTGGCACTTTGCCGGCACAGCAGCTGTGGGAGACGTGGTCAACCATGAATTTCGGGTGAAGGGCGTTAAAAATCTGTCCATAGCAGACGCTTCCGTACTCAATCAAATGACGCGTCTTAATCCAACCGCGACTTTAATTACTCTCGGAAG ATATATCGGCTTGCTGAAGGCCAAGTCCACCCGAACCAAGACTGCGCGTAACACACAGTCTGAGCGAAAAGATCGGCCTTAG